A part of Diprion similis isolate iyDipSimi1 chromosome 12, iyDipSimi1.1, whole genome shotgun sequence genomic DNA contains:
- the LOC124412938 gene encoding twisted gastrulation protein homolog 1-A-like: protein MSREFIARLTVLLVSLVAATSACNQAVCGSIVSKCLLTESCKCDLKTCSCCKECFFCLSYLYDECCSCVDLCPKPNATARNPLGAKSHIEELDEPVPGLFQALTMDPDPQERWTSFSFPVDFDASLFDSRPEFMYHIGEDSRHRGTVSGPRNARIVTLNCTVAFIARCNSWNKCQTTCQSMGAASYRWFHDGCCECVGDTCINYGINESRCRLCPTVNRVADDEYDDYGQGDDDDDQDNLEDYLLEEIRD, encoded by the exons ATGTCGCGTGAATTTATTGCGCGTTTGACAGTTTTGCTGGTGTCATTAGTAGCAGCCACAAGTGCCTGTAACCAGGCGGTTTGCGGCAGCATAGTTAGCAAGTGTTTATTGACTGAGAGCTGCAAGTGCGACTTGAAGACTTGCAGCTGCTGCAAGGAGTGCTTTTTCTGCCTGAGCTACCTCTACGACGAGTGCTGTTCGTGCGTCG ATCTCTGTCCAAAGCCGAACGCGACGGCACGGAATCCCCTCGGCGCAAAGTCCCACATCGAGGAACTGGACGAACCGGTTCCAGGACTCTTCCAGGCTCTGACCATGGACCCCGATCCTCAGGAGAGGTGGACGAGCTTCAGCTTCCCGGTCGACTTTGACGCCTCGCTCTTCGACTCAAGGCCCGAGTTTATGTATCACATCG GCGAAGACTCCAGGCACCGGGGCACCGTCTCCGGTCCTCGAAACGCGAGAATCGTGACGCTGAATTGCACGGTTGCCTTCATAGCGCGATGCAACTCCTGGAACAAGTGCCAGACAACGTGCCAGAGCATGGGAGCAGCCAGCTACAGGTGGTTTCACGACGGATGCTGCGAATGCGTAGGCGACACCTGTATAAACTACGGCATAAACGAGTCCCGGTGCAGGCTTTGTCCTACGGTTAATCGGGTGGCGGATGACGAGTACGACGACTACGGGCAGGgggatgacgacgacgaccagGATAACTTGGAGGATTATCTTTTGGAGGAGATTCGGGATTAG
- the LOC124412936 gene encoding protein spaetzle: MTLTSRTVSRRESPGRRISPLDQLPRNLVTVGLIFTTVLFEMSVSMPSATVSRSFDKHDEYVLPRTEHRWQLLSEINAETNRDTGRDGSSTGDIVFPDDESSPVLKTFKPGPDPACRDETFCEKTDSYPENYVSNLIKRQNDLKYLAVVDMVDDIAERFNRDDSTALCVTTERLIFPTAAQNKDNNWLFIVNQEGFRQGVRIETCRSPEGECSVIGGFATGYKTMCKQKYIYRQLAAISENGTAIRDLFKLPSSCCCHVKLESPYARMRIETQFNPT; this comes from the exons ATGACGTTAACGAGCAGAACCGTCAGTCGACGGGAATCCCCCGGCAGGCGGATTTCGCCGCTTGATCAACTGCCTCGTAACCTGGTTACAGTCGGATTAATTTTCACCACCGTG CTCTTCGAAATGAGCGTATCGATGCCTTCGGCGACAGTGTCCAGGTCCTTCGACAAGCACGACGAATACGTCCTTCCGAGAACAGAACACCGTTGGCAATTGCTGAGCGAAATAAATGCAGAGACGAATCGAGACACCG GACGTGACGGATCATCGACCGGCGATATAGTTTTTCCCGACGACGAATCGTCGCCTGTGCTAAAAACTTTCAAACCTGGACCAGATCCTGCATGCAGAGATGAAACATTCTGCGAGAAGACGGATTCCTACCCAGAGAACTACGTCAGCAACTTGATAAAGCGGCAAAACGATCTCAAGTATCTTGCCGTAGTAGACATG GTCGACGATATCGCCGAGAGATTCAACAGAGACGACAGCACTGCTCTTTGCGTTACGACG GAGCGGCTCATCTTCCCCACGGCTGCTCAGAACAAGGATAACAATTGGCTGTTCATTGTGAACCAGGAAGGCTTTAGACAGGGAGTTCGGATCGAGACATGCCG ATCGCCCGAGGGAGAATGTTCGGTAATCGGTGGATTCGCGACCGGATACAAGACGATGTGCAAGCAGAAATACATCTACCGGCAACTGGCTGCGATTAGTGAAAACGGCACGGCGATTCGGGACTTGTTCAAGCTTCCTTCGAGTTGCTGTTGTCACGTAAAATTGGAATCCCCTTACGCCAGGATGAGGATCGAGACCCAGTTTAATCCGACGTAA